A stretch of the Argentina anserina chromosome 6, drPotAnse1.1, whole genome shotgun sequence genome encodes the following:
- the LOC126800798 gene encoding inositol oxygenase 1-like, with amino-acid sequence MTILIEQQHQPEFGVEVGGGKEVVVDEKELVLDGGFLVPHTNSFGQTFRDYDAEGERQPSVEKFYKINHINQTYDFVQRMRKEYSKLNRVEMSIWECCELLNEVVDESDPDLDEPQIEHLLQTAEAIRKDYPNEDWLHLTGLIHDLGKVLLLPCFGELPQWAVVGDTFPVGCAFDKSNVHHKYFKENPDYNDPAYNTKHGVYSERCGLNNVLMSWGHDDYMYLVSKENKTTLPSAGLFIIRYHSFYALHTAGAYKHLMNEEDLDNLKWLYVFNKYDLYSKSKVRVDVEKVKPYYLSLIKKYFPAAKLRW; translated from the exons ATGACTATCCTCATTGAGCAGCAGCACCAACCTGAGTTTG GAGTTGAAGTTGGAGGAGGGAAGGAGGTTGTTGTGGATGAGAAAGAATTGGTCTTGGATGGTGGATTTTTGGTGCCACATACCAACTCGTTTGGACAAACTTTTAG GGATTATGATGCAGAAGGTGAGAGGCAACCAAGTGTGGAGAAATTCTACAAGATCAATCACATTAACCAGACTTATGACTTT GTCCAGAGAATGAGAAAAGAGTACAGCAAATTGAACAGGGTTGAGATGAGCATATGGGAATGCTGTGAACTTCTCAATGAGGTTGTAGACGAGAGTGATCCGGACTTGGATGAACCTCAAATTGAGCATTTGTTGCAAACTGCTGAAGCCATTAGAAAGGACTATCCCAATGAAGATTGGCTACACTTGACTGGCCTTATCCATG ATCTTGGGAAGgtgcttcttcttccttgctTTGGGGAGCTTCCTCAATGGGCTGTTGTAG GTGACACTTTCCCAGTTGGTTGTGCTTTTGACAAATCCAATGTTCACCACAAG TATTTCAAGGAGAACCCCGACTACAACGATCCGGCTTACAACACTAAACATGGAGTTTACTCCGAGAGATGTGGACTGAACAATGTACTGATGTCATGGGGGCATGATGACTACATGTATCTG GTATCCAAAGAGAATAAGACGACTCTACCTTCAGCTGGTCTTTTCATTATCAGATACCACTCATTCTATG CTTTACACACAGCAGGAGCTTACAAGCATTTGATGAATGAAGAGGATCTCGACAACTTGAAGTGGCTTTATGTATTCAA CAAGTATGACCTTTACAGCAAGAGCAAGGTGCGGGTTGATGTTGAGAAGGTGAAGCCATACTATCTGTCTCTTATAAAAAAG TACTTCCCAGCTGCCAAACTAAGATGGTGA
- the LOC126800801 gene encoding mediator of RNA polymerase II transcription subunit 6 codes for MATPPPNMEGGPPQVAQPPGTDMTGICFKDQLWLSSYPLDRNLVFDYFAISPFYDWTCNNEQLRQRAIHPLDTSHLSKMTGLEYMLVEVNEPHLFVIRKQKRDNPEKVTPMMTYYVLDGSIYQAPHLCNVFSARVGRALYHINKAFTTASSNLEKIGYVDPENEAAAPESKASKETIDLREFNRVNQILQSLLRKLPPAPPPPPFPEGYVPVSTGETENGSDTQQAGEPQQPPLDPIIDQGPAKKMKF; via the exons ATGGCGACGCCGCCGCCGAACATGGAGGGCGGTCCGCCGCAAGTAGCACAGCCGCCGGGGACGGACATGACCGGAATATGCTTCAAGGACCAGCTTTGGCTGAGCTCTTATCCTCTCGATCGCAACCTGGTCTTTGATTACTTCGCTATTTCACCCTTCTACGATTGGACCTGTAACAATGAACAGCTCCGCCAGCGTGCGATTCACCCTCTTGATACCTCTCACCTCTC AAAGATGACGGGGTTAGAGTACATGCTGGTGGAAGTTAATGAGCCGCATTTGTTTGTTATACGCAAGCAGAAGAGGGACAATCCGGAGAAGGTTACACCTATGATGACTTACTATGTGTTGGATGGTTCGATATATCAGGCACCCCATCTCTGTAATGTCTTTTCAGCTCGAGTT GGACGAGCTCTCTATCATATAAACAAGGCTTTCACCACTGCTTCTTCAAACTTGGAGAAGATCGGATATG TTGATCCTGAAAATGAGGCTGCAGCCCCTGAATCTAAGGCTAGCAAAGAGACAATTGATTTAAGGGAATTTAATCGAGTGAACCAAATTCTTCAATCGTTATTGCGCAAG CTACCACCAGCCCCACCCCCACCGCCATTCCCAGAAGGCTATGTTCCTGTATCAACTGGAGAAACTGAAAATGGCTCCGATACTCAGCAAGCTGGAGAGCCGCAACAACCTCCGTTGGATCCCATCATCGATCAAGGCCCagctaaaaaaatgaaattttag